Within Rhododendron vialii isolate Sample 1 chromosome 12a, ASM3025357v1, the genomic segment aaatatttgatgaactGTTGAAACAAAAGTTTTTCACTTTAAGTCCTGAgcatattattccttctgataaagaaagaaaaggaaaagaatactgcaaatggcacaattcatttaggcataatactaacaattgtgttacatttcgGAATTGTGTGCAGGATTTGATCCAGAAAGGGCTGCTGCAATATGCTAAAGGTGATAAGGACCCGATGGGTATCGAATCCAACCCTTTTCCAaagattgaagtgaacatggtgacGGCCAGCCTAGCTAAAAGGTTGGGTTCCAATATTGCGAAACAGAAGCAAGGAGATGAAGATCAGATGCAGACTGAAGAAAAGTCAGCAAAGTCTCATACCTCCAGATTCCCAAACGATTACCTGTGTATCAGGTGCGGACATGAAGTCCAGTATGGAGAAGCAATTATAGCAGAAAAGGAACAGAAAAGTGCATTCTTCAAGTCCGGACTAAGGTTCAACACAATGGGGGGAAACGatcttcaaatatatgttgggGCCAAATTGATTTACGAAGGAATAGACCCAGGGCTTTTCAACAGGATAGAGTCAGAACATTGCTATGGGCCAGATGATAAACCATTCTTATTCAGAGGACACCCAGTGGTGCCTGCAAGGCCTGGGGTGCCTTCTTGCCAAGACCTTAAAGCAGTGGGATACCAATTTCCCAATCGAGGGAGATACCCTAATCAAAGGGGTGTTGGTTTTAGAAGAGGTATTGGACCACGAGGTGGAGGACCTTATGGACGTGGGTGGCACCAACCTAGGATGGTAATGCCGCCTAATCATGATCATGAGGATTGGAGTACGCTTAATCACCCAAAATTCCCAGCAGAGGGTTGGTATACCAAAGTATCCAGTTCACAGAAGAGAAGACTTCAAAGGAAATTTGCAGCCAGGGCTTATGGTGACCCTTGGGATCATGTTTTCGAACCAAGAGAAAGATTGGAGCCATCAAAGGTTTCATGCATGGTATGGACCCGAGAGCAGGGAGAAATCAGTGGTCCGAAACAGCCAATTCTCAAGCATGGGGGGCAAGAAAGTAATGCTGAAGTTTCGCCCCAGTCGACTGCCCAACCAAAGGGTAGGAAAGAGTTGAAGCAgagtttgaagaagaagatggaggaattCCAGAAACTCATGGAAGCAGACGATGATGACCTCTTTGACGAAGGTTCAGAACAAGAAGACCTGATCAAAGATGCTTCCCCGTCCCCACAGAGGTCTGCAACATTTGGTGAAAGTCTGgccgcaatccaattcgggtcagtacctatGAACTATCAGTGTAATATGATCTTAGTTCTGCCAAAGCAGTtcaaggcaaaaccaaatcagcctATGAACTTGGCAGGTGATGTTGAAGATACTACTCAATTGATTGTAAAAGTAATGGATAAAGAGAAACGTTCTCAGTCACAGCCCATTAACGTCGAGACGGATGAACATGGAAACAGTATCGTAGTTCTTAGAACACCTGATGATGCCTCAATAAGGCATTTGAAACCATTATACATCAAACTTCATATGAATGGCCAACCTATCTCGAAAGTTTTGGTCGACAATGGGGCAGTAGTCAATATTTTACCGTCTAGAATGCTGAAAGTCCTGAACAAAACCAATGACGATTTGATCCCAACAGAAGTTACGGTTGGCAACTTCGCCGGAGGATGTTCTCCTGCTAAAGGGGTCATATCTTTGCAATTACAAGTTGGGACTAGGACGATGAATGCAACGTTTTTTGTAATTGATTCTTCATCTAATTACAATGCCTTACTAGGCAGAgattggatccatataaatagttgtgtgccatcttctttgcatcaggctttgatctttctgaAGCAGGAAGAAGCAGCAAgaatggaggtcttttgggcAGACCGATATCCATTCAAAGCAGAGACCAACAATATCGAAGCGGATCTCTGCAACGAACATTTGTGGCCAATGAGGATAGAAGACTCAAAAGCTAGATCTAACCAAGTTGGGGTAATTGAGAGTCAATTCCTCACATACATTAAGGAAGGATTCCAGGAGTTGAGCAAAGACTTCACCAGGCCTAACATTATATCAAGGCCTGTCAAAGCGGAccaacaagtttttaatgtttagaaacCTATTAAATACAGGAAGTGAAGAGTTGGCTATTGTTAAAGTCACTTTTAagaggttgttttcttttcttgttgacaggAAGTTGCAGGcagatgagcctatttcttgtaattgggctgagtgtgtttttgatgatagcccACTAAACATGAAAGAGTTAGGTTTAGCAGACTTGAAACCAGCACCGGCAAAGCTGGATGATGATGGGGCCCAGGTTAAGGATCCCACGGAAGAGGTAAACTTAGGAACTCCAAAAGATCCTAAGATCACATATCTAAACGCTACTTTgcctgatgaaataaaggaaaagtttaagtatttgttgcgtaaatttaaagattgttttgcttggagttatgaagaaatgccaggtttagatagatctttagtcgagcacaaaatacctataaaagaGAATTATATACCTTTTAAACAGGCACCTAGGAGAATGAAAGATGACGTTCTTcctcaagtcaaaaaagaaatggaacatTTATTCGAGGCAAAGTTCATTCGACCGGTCAAATaaacaagagcatcagaaagcttttgatattttaaaaCAATCATTGGTAACGCCTCCTGTTCTGATGCCTCCAATAAATGGAAAGCCACTGAAGCTATACATATCAGCGACACACCATTCGATTGTAAGTCTGTTAGctcaggataatgaacaagGCCGAGAGCAATCGATTTACTACCTAAGCagaaggttaaatgattgtgaGAGTAGATATTCATGTGTCGAAAAGATTTGTTTagcattatatttttcagcaattaaatTGAAGCATTACCTCTTGCCAGTTAGGGTAAAGATCATTTCCCAAGCAGATATAATAAAGTACATCCTGTCTAGGCCCATTTTGAGGGGAAGGTAAGGGAAATGGATATTAGCCTTAATCGAGTATGATTTTGAATacgtgcctcaaaaggcagtgAAAGGACAAGCTTTGGCCGATTTCCTATCTGAGCATCCAAATCTACCTTTGGAAGAGGATACCTTCGAGGTGCATTTTTGGGAGCTTAGACCTTGGCAATtgtcttttgatggttcaaaaacaaacaatggagttggggcaggtgttgtcttgacatctccaaaagaaaaaatgttgCAGTTCTCTTTCCAGCTCGATGAGAGTAGAGTTCTGACAAATAATCAAGCAGAATACGAGGCCTTAATCATAGGCTTGGAAATAGCAAAGGATTTGAATATACGATATTTGAAAGTCTCTGGAGATTTACAGTTGATCATTCGACAAGTTACAAGGCATTATAAGTGCAATCACCCTTTATTGAGTCTGCAGCTTGCAAAAGTTCAACGTCTTGCTCAAAACTTTGATGAGATACGTTTTCAGCATATtttgagacttcaaaatagTGAAGCCAATCAACTGGTCCAAGCAGCCTCAGGAGTTGAAATTCCTGAAGGGGACACGGAGAAAATAATCAGAGTTCAAAAAAGGTTTTTACCCTTCTCAATGGAGAGGGAGAAGGATCGATTGGATGTATTGGTAATCGATATTTCTGATGATTGGAtggttccaataaaaaattatcttcTAAATCCTAATGAGAAAGCAGAAAGGATTGTCAAATGCAGGTCCGTTAATTATGTTCTGCTAGGGCAGGATTTGTATAGAAGAACTTCTGATGGCTTACTATTGTTGTATGTCAGCAAAGACCAATCGATGAGAATCATGGGAGA encodes:
- the LOC131309616 gene encoding uncharacterized protein LOC131309616, which codes for MKELGLADLKPAPAKLDDDGAQVKDPTEEAVKGQALADFLSEHPNLPLEEDTFEFSFQLDESRVLTNNQAEYEALIIGLEIAKDLNIRYLKVSGDLQLIIRQVTRHYKCNHPLLSLQLAKVQRLAQNFDEIRFQHILRLQNSEANQLVQAASGVEIPEGDTEKIIRVQKRFLPFSMEREKDRLDVLVIDISDDWMVPIKNYLLNPNEKAERIVKCRSVNYVLLGQDLYRRTSDGLLLLYVSKDQSMRIMGEVHEGTCGAHQAGDKMRWLIRRHGYYWPTIRADCIQYAKGCQQCQKHGPIQRIPAHQLQSIIKPWPFRGWAIDMIGEIHPASSLQHQFVVVTTDYFTKWTEAIPLKGVSQKQVIDFIEEYLLCRFGIPETITVDQSSIFNGREVVQYAQKYGIQILNSTPYYAQANGQVESTNKIIKNTMAKVIDDNP